A stretch of DNA from Tigriopus californicus strain San Diego chromosome 8, Tcal_SD_v2.1, whole genome shotgun sequence:
CTGGTGGTCTACACGGCTTCACTCATCCGATCGATCATCGCGCTTCACAATCTCATCAACAACAAGCTGAGCAACAAGGAGGCCGAGAAGAAGgaaaccacaaccaccacctcCTCTGCGGCCGGAAAGAAAGAGGACAGTAAAGAGAAGACCTCGAAAGACGAGGCCAAGGACAAAgccaaggaggagaagaaataaGCCACTCAGACCATTTTAGGTCGACTTCATCCCCCCTCGTATATCCAGACAATTCATAAATAAACCAGCAGAACGCGCTCCCAATGAACGCTTGTTTGTGATTCACTATTTAATGTGGCTCCACGGCTCCAATAGAGgtataaaaatgtcaagtgaCTGAAGGAGTTCAATTACCAACGAGTTGATTTCGGCCATCGTCCTCGCCTCTCTCATATTATGATAGCTGGAATAAGCTAGTGGCTCATGGACAAAGAAGTACCCGAGATGAGGTGCTACACGACGATCAATTCCGTCCACCAACGTGCTTCCCCCTCATCGTCCCCTTggtgtctctctctttctctctccaaaGTCATTTATCTTGCTGAGGTCATGAAATCGGGTGTATGTGAGTGTGTTTGTGTTGAGGAGACTATCCAAAAAGGCTCAGTAGGGAATTGGCGTAAGCCATCGGCTTCACATTGGGATGAGGTACGTGGACGTAGGAGGTGAATTCTGGCCGGAGATCTCCACCTTTCAGGGTAATGAAGGCCCCTTTGTTGCCCATAGTGTCGCAGTAGTTGGGAGCCGAAAACACCGTGATGCATTTCCCATCGTGCATGAGCTCATAGCCATTCTCCTTGACTTCGTGACTCCGGACGATGTAATCCAGGCCGTTGTTCTCGAGGAACCGCTCTGTCACGTCCGGCCCAAATTGGCAACCCACGCCCCGTTTGGAGGCGGACCGACCTTGCATTCCTTGCGGATCCGACCACAGGAGCTCGCACATAATGCCTTCTTCCGGAGGCTGACGATTTCTCTCGGTTTTACGGATGTCATCGAGGGTTACCCCGTCCTGAAAGGGAATTTTACacgaaattgaattgaagagtACGAAGAAAACGGAATGAGCACTTCCAGTTTGTGGAGGTGTTTGTGGCTGACTTACGAAGTGATTGGGATATCTCTCCCAATCACCCAGAGTGGCAGCATGATTGATCTAGGAGGGCAGACATTCGTGGACAACGGGAAGTTCTACCCCGTCCTCCGAACAGGGCAAAATTAATTACCCCTGTCTGATCCAGGGTTGGTTACTTATTTTTTCCACACTATTATCAAAATGATAATTTGACAAGTAAGCTCACCTTGGAGAAGAGTCCTCCATGCATGACTAGAATTTTGTTGTTGATACAATGGGCCAAAGGTAGCCAATTGTAGACCTCAGTGAAAAAGTCCACCATTTGACTCGAGTACTTGGCCTTCACTTCTCCCTCGAAGCCGTACATCTTGTTCATGTTCTCAGACTCGTGATTCCCGCGACTCATGAAGAAGTGATCCGGGTAAAGAAGCTTGAAGCCGAACAAGGCAAATATGCATTCCACACTGAACGAGCCCCGGTCGACAAAGTCGCCGTTGAACAAGTACGGATTCTCCTCCGAAGGCTGACCGTTCAAACTGAAGATGTTCATGAGGTCGTAGTATTGCCCGTGGATGTCGCCACAGATGGTGAATTTCTTGCCATCACCCACTTTAATGTCCACCAGGGAAGACTGGGCCTGAAAGTATTGCTTGATGTCGTAGAGGATCTTGAGTGCGAACTTCCGATGAAGCTTCTTCTGCGCCTTGAAGTGCTCCAATAGTTGCGTCATGAACTCGACGGTGACTTTGCCCTCTTGCAGTCGAGGCCCATCATAGCTGTCCTCGACGGTGATGCCGTCAATGTCAATTTCGTCGGCCACAGCCTTGACCTTCTCCTCGATGGCAATGGCCTTGTGGAAAGCGATCGTCTGCACGATCTTCTTGCATTCCGTGAACTTGGTTTTGGCGTCTTTATTGGCGGGTATGAGCTTATAGACGATCTCATANGCTTGATGTCGTAGAGGATCTTGAGTGCGAACTTCCGATGAAGCTTCTTCTGCGCCTTGAAGTGCTCCAATAGTTGCGTCATGAACTCGACGGTGAACTTGGTTTTGGCGTCTTTATTGGCGGGTATGAGCTTATAGACGATCTCATAATCCTTCAAAGCCATCTTGTACTTGCCCAGGGCCATATGAGCGGCCGCTCGGCGGTAATAGGCTTTTAAGTAGTTCTTATCGCACTCGATGGCTTTGTTGGCATCTGCGAGAGCGTAGCCGAAGCTCTCCACTTTCAGATGAGAGATGGAGCGATTGGCGTACAATACGGCATTGGTAGGGTTAAAATCGATAGCTTTCGAGTAGAGATCAATGGCGTCGGGAtacttttccaatttgaacaaCTCGTTGGCCTCGGCCTTGAGCTGGTTGGACTGGTCCACGTCGACCTCGGGTTTGGGCCGATCCACCTCCATCGTGTCGGGATTTTGATCGGTCATGATCAAGCGACTAGTGACAATTAGGAATTAGGACAAGGGGGAAAAGGCACAGGCCGACACCACGGAAGATCACGGAGAGCGTCGTCAAATTAGCCAatctgaaattcaaaatgcatCAGTGGGCGCCATAAGCCGTGATTCAGACCCAGGCTTATCAAACTTCCGGCCAGTGCGTGTTTTCATGCGAAACTGGGACCCTTCGACGCGTTCacttgtcatcatcatcatgcctAAATCGGTGGTCCGTTTTCTCTGTATTCTGGCTGTCATGCCGCAGATGGAGGCTCGAGCCACTCCGGCTGCGATTCGAAGCGAGCTCATTCACCAAGTGAAAGCTTTAGAGAAAATTTTGCCCGTCATCGAAGAGACTGAGAAGCTCAAGGGCCTGATTGAACAACTCGAATTGGTAAGTGGGACCGGACCATCAGGACCCGGGCTGGATGCCTGGATGGCTGGCCGCCTGGCCGCTCAACGATTTATGAATTGTCCTCCCTCCGCAGGATACTCCGCCCCAGGACGACCACGACGATTTGACGGCATTATCCCGGGCCATTAATGCCCATCAACATGGTCAACGTGGCATCTATGACCAACTGATGGACGACTATGACTTGACCGAATACCCCTACTCCGACTATGATTACCCGCTGGAAGGCCAGGTTCCTGGAGTTCGTTTGGATCCCCTGGATCCCCGCCTAGCCATGTGAGCCTACTCTTCAAGACCGACCCACACCTACTGGAGCTATGCTGATCTGGGAAAATTTGTCACCTGGGACGTGGTCcttcaatacattttcattgaatcTGGGTCGATCGATCGGTCTATCCTGACTGGCATAAGTAATCAGGCCCGCCAGGCCACGCCTTCCTTTCAGCTTAAGGCTAGCTTAAAGCCGGGCATTGAGGGCTCTGCCTTCTTCCCTCCCCGATGATGACCTAATCCACAGATTTAGAATCGGACGGGGGTTCCGGCCCGTCGCCAGCAATGGATGGACCACGGCTGGTCCAATCTCCAAGTGGGTATCATCAGCCCGGGGTGCTAGGCGTGTCTCTCGAACCCTCCATGTGCGTGTACGCGTGCGTGTGGGGGGCTTAGGACATTAAGACACGCTCGAAGCTCATGGACCTACCTCTCTACGGACTGGGGTTGAGCTGGATCTGATGAGAGCGCGCCGTGGCCGTCTGTCGAGACTGGCGATCAAGTTCCAAGTTCAGAGTCCCAGGCAGGTTCCGTGGTCACCGACCCGCCATTGCCATCTCCACCCAACGCCTGAATTTGAGCATGGAATCAATGAACGTAGACGTTTGGGGCGGCCCTGGATCACTACATACCCCACATACACTCAGTAGCCTCACTGCCCTGCCTAGGTCTCTCTGGGTCGCTCTCTGTCTGCCAGACAGTGTCGGCCCATCGGGCTTTCGCTCGCTCGCTGGCCCGTTTTCTTCCTGACCACCAGTCTCCCGGCCAGGCCGGGGCATTCTCCATGGCCAAGGTTACCTGGCGGCTAGGCCGGCCGGGACTCATGCTTATTGCCCAGCCTTGTCCGGCGATATTTCCATCAGCTGAGGGAAATCCGGCCGTCCAGGCAGGCCGGCTGAGGACCGGCGCTCATATAATCTAAACAAACCTCGAGGTTGCGTGAGAAATAGTCATTATGCCGGGAGACTCAACGGGCCCAACCAGTGGTTATGAATAGTCACCCACAAAAGAAGTGGTTCGTAGGTCGAGCAGAAATGCGAGAGGGGGGCATTAACCGGTATTTCCCCCTGCGTCGGTTCACTTCTTTCGTGAAACTTCTATCATTTCCGCTCGAGGCCCAAACAACGTAATTTGTCGGAGATTAGTTATGAATCGGACCAGGATATTTCAGGGTATTTCGCTCATGGGGTCAACCGGGCGGCCGTTGTTTCccatagggctagtcaagtaaacgtcttcatggacaactgacgttattccatggagtaaaatcaaagacaacatgcccaacccactgtgcatgcattggattttgacattttacatgcttgtttagacaattagcattgtgatattgagccaatttgatagtgcgttcactgattaacaccaaacatgctcatttagtagggttttgtaacacaactcgctcaaaatcactcgattattgaaaattcaatgggcgaatggtgcgagttgactctgttgtttgtcttagttctcttccccaaaatgcccaaaatcagggtgccggaccacatttttccttgcatttccTTTGATTGACATTCCCTATGGGTTCAGTCCTTTCGCATCGTGAAGTTTCTACCATTTCCGCTCGACGCCAAGGCAACGTAATTTGTCGGAGATTAGTTATGAATCGAACCAGGATATTTCAGGGTATTTCGCTCATGGGGTCAACCGGGCGGCCGTTGTTTCCCATACGACTTTGATATGTCTGCTCCATGTTCTTGCCTGCCCTGGAAGGCTCCAGATATCATGGTCGCCCTGTGATGTTGCCCATCAAATCTGCCATCAACCCGTCTGATTTCCACCCGCTCATTAACCTGAACCATAAATTCTGGCGGATATGGCTGGGCTGACATATGATATCTTGcaatatcatttgattgaaaccAAGTCTGGTTGGGTTAGGCTCATCGCAAACCTGATGACGAAATGCTCGATATATAGTGAATGCGggctcaattttcatttgattttcatatCGAAGAGAGCATCCCAGACATCTCTTCGTAAAGCAATAACCGGGCCGTGGgtccaatgtgttcaaagaGCAATTAGTGAGTTTCGTTTCATTTCGTAATGGTATGGATTCCAAATCCCTCTTGATAAGCAAGTAAAGAAGAACGCAGTCAAAAATAGATTGCTTCATGAAAGCATTTGACATGTACGTGTACCTGGTAAAAACTTCTTCCCCGATTTGAGTGCCAAATCTGGGACTTTACTTTGGATGAATGGTTTTGCTGTTATGTCGGTGTCCGTTCTAGTAATCATTGACGATATTGACCATTTCCTTGCCTTCCGTGTATACGATGCatccatttttccaaaatgtcaTCGAAGAGCATTTAACTTTTTCCATATGCTAACAACAAATATAATTCTTCAGGCCTGGAATTTCTCCAATNNNNNNNNNNNNNNNNNNNNNNNNNNNNNNNNNNNNGGGCATTAACCGGTATTTCCCCCTGCGTCGGTTCACTTCTTTCGCATCGTGAAACTTCTGCCATTTCCGCTCGAGGCCCAAACAACGTTATTTGTCGGAGATTAGTTATGAATCGAACCAGGATATTTCAGGGTATTTCGCTCATGGGGTCAACCGGGCGGCCGTTGTTTCCCATACGACTTTGCTTTGTCNNNNNNNNNNNNNNNNNNNNNNNNNNNATTCGAAGCGAGCTCATTCACCAAGTTAAAGCTTTAGAGAAAATTTTGCCCGTCATCGAAGAGACTGAGAAGCTCAAGGGCCTGATTGAACAACTCGAATTGGTNNNNNNNNNNNNNNNNNNNNNNNNNNNNNNNNNNNNNNNNACGGATGTCATCGAGGGTTACCCCGTCCTGAAAGGGAATTTTACacgaaattgaattgaagagtACGAAGAAAACGGAATGAGCACTCCCAGTTTGTGGAGGTGTTTGTGGCTGACTTACGAAGTGATTGGGATATCTCTCCCAATCACCCAGAGTGGCAGCATGATTGATCTAGGAGGGCAGNGATGCatccatttttccaaaatgtcaTCGAAGAGCATTTAACTTTTTCCATATGCTAACAACAAATATAATTCTTCAGGCCTGGAATTTCTCCAATAATGCACAGGAAGCTATCTTCTCGGTTCAACACGCCCACCCTTGCCTTCGCGCCACGTTGATTTTGTCAATGTACTTCAAGCCCAAAGAGGCcaacaaaattacaaaaacaTCCGCTAGCAACAACAGGCATTTTATAGGGTCAATCAGGTTCTCGGTTCCCGTGGAAAACGGGGCATACCGGTAGACTTTATACATTCTGTCCACTGACTAGTACAAGGGCAGTCCAGTTTGACAAGTTCTGAGGCACACGTGGTCCAGGACGATTATTCGGTAGCAAAATGATTTCTGACCATCAACCGCACATTGTCGTCATTGGAGCGGGAGTGAGCGGCATATCTGCTGCAGCCCATCTTCATCAAGGAGGCCTCACCAATATTACCGTGTTAGAAGGCACAAAAAGGTATGCTTCAATTGGCAAAATGAATGTCCATTTGCTAATTTCCGGCTTGAAAAATCTAGATGGGGAGGCCGTGTCCGAACTGAGACTTTTGGCCAATCACTAATCGAAGTGGGGGCGAATTGGATTCATGGGGGTTCTTATGCTAACCCGATCTTTAACCTCGCCAACCAAAGCCCTGACCTTTTGCTTCACGAGGGTCAGATTCAAAGGTTTAGTCGAAAAAATGGGCTGTTCTATCGGCCTGGAAAGAAAAACGTGGAGAAGGTTAGCTTAAAATTTATctaccaattttttttgtatgcTGGCGTTTTTTGTATTCGGTTGAGTGTGTTCGTACAGGAATTGGGAGAAATCGGCTTCCGACTCTTTTTCGATATCGAGCGCCAATCTGCTGAACTTTACAATCAAGGGAAGGGCAAAAATGAAACTCTGGCTCAATGGATCGAGAATAAGTTCAACGAAGAACTAGACAAGGTCTCTGACTCTGAAGACAAAGAGATTTTGGAGGACATTCTGTGGGGCATGATCAACTATCTCCGACTTCATAACGGAGATGAACTCGGTATGGTGGAATCATGTAACTAATTGTCATTTCATAACCCGTCTTCTATTTACTATTAGTAAACGCTTTCAGAATTCAGCTCTGCCAACTTGTACGGATGCTTTTGGGATATCCCTGGGGGCGATGTTAAGATCCCAGGCGGATACATCAACGTGTTCCAGCCACTCGTGGATCAGATCCATGATAAGATTCAATTCGAGAGTGAAGTAATCAAAATCGACCAGAGCCAAAACAAAGTATGTCTAACCACGAGGGCCGGAAACGATATTGAATGTGACCACGTGATCCTCACCGCTTCCTTAGGGTACTTGAAAGAGAATCAAGCCACCCTCTTTTTGCCGTCATTGCCCGATGCAAAAATAGAAGGTATGTAATCTCTCGAATCAAAGACCTGTCGACATGAaggttgattttgattttcagccATTAATTCCATTGGATTTGGGCGATGCGGAAAGATTTTCCTCGAGTTTGACAAACCTTTCTGGGCCAAAGGGGAGGaaggtttgaaaattgcaTGGGGAAAAGATGCCATCAAATCTCAAAGATATCCTGAAGAGTGGTACAAGTCCATCTTTGGTTTCGATGAAGTATTGAACAACCCCAATGTTCTTTTGGCCTGGATTGGAGGAGAGGGTGCCGAAATCATGGAAAACTTGGAAGATGCCGAGATAATATCGGCGGTCACCAAGGTTTTGCAATCCTGCACGGGCGATATCAGCCTCCAAGGACCTGTTCGAATCAGAAAGACATCATGGATCGTGGATCCGTTATTTCGGGGAACCTACACTTACGGTTCTCTTAAACCAGATTTGTTGACGTACATCAATGATTTGGCTCAGCCATTGTGTGATCCATTGGGCATTCCTAGAGTCCTTTTCGCCGGAGAGGCCACTCATGAAACCGGCTATTCGACCGTTCATGGGGCCAGATTTGCTGGCTTGAGGGAGGCTCAACGGCTTATCGATCAACATAAATAATGCAAGTCTGTATTACAAATGCGAAGTTTGCCCAGAGCCCATAATGTTCGTGTACAGACCCTCTGTTTTGTGTGGCTGAATATATCGGTTTCAAAGACCGGGTGTGCATCACTCTGTGGCACAATCGTCCTTTATTGGTTTCATTACGTTCCTCTTTTAATGGGGTCGTTTATTAGCCATGAGTCAAGGGACAGACAAGTGTGTCAAAGACCACGTTTTTCAGATCCTTGATATACAAACAAATTTCTTCCATTATCATTTTCACACAACAGTGCTGAATTGGATTGACGTTTAActaattcaaaaatgtttcctttaATTGTCACAAAGCTTGATATCACTAAAAAAAGGTCGCATTTAGCACTCAAAGCAGAATAAAGGCCAACTTTGAACGATTTGCAAATTTGACATCAGTAATTTTTAATCTGTATCTCTATCGTTATTACAGAACACCGAACGCTTAACAAGTTAGATGGCACTACTGCATGTATTTGATACTGGATCACTGAGACAATTACAACTGGCCTTGTTGTCTTCACCCACACATTTAATATCTGTTGAAGTCGAAAGAATCCAAATTTTGTAACTATCCAGGGTAATTATGAGTCTCTACAGCATTAGTTCAAAGCCAGTCGTattttatgatttatttttaatttgttttgttcacgggcttttctaaccactacaagaaatgcaatccccagtataattaaaatgaaaggtcatatttcgTCTACTTTTTACCTTTCATTCTTTCTAttatatttgatctaccaacgaatttgagttggcagaccgagctagtccttgaacgtagggttgatctggaatgcttttTAAAAATTGTCCTAgtcggacttgaaagatgcaaccggatcaatcAGGCAAACGTATTCTCTGAGGAcctgtttgaccttttgcaaacctgctgaactcattggagcccaaatgggggaagcatattcaagatgtggctggacaatcgacttgtacagagttagcatcgtgatgctacctctggacttaaacgtgcgatatatccaaacatacaattgaaaagctttacccaccttcaactggatatgctcatcgaactttccattattttggaggactacacctaaatctttcatagatttgacctgctcaatatcttcacCTCTgttatctacgagtggagtattcaaaagTGTTAACCTGAAGGTCAaagagcggaatttcattgcGGTCAGTGCCATATCACTCTCAGTAACGTCCTTTGTAAGTCTAgtgaaatcttggccattcccaaCAGAAACTAAcgttgtatcgtcagcataagaataGACACAGGCAATAATACTAAGcctttgaagcggggcaaagaatattacaaaaaagaagaggtcctaagatggagccctggggaacacctaacttgacatcatgtcaCTAAGCTGTAAGGGATTCcttgaccttaacaatttgcttcctaacctaaatgaagcttcttatccaattgcGTTCTTTGCCTTGAAACCCAATGCATTGAAGTCTATTCAAGAAAAGACCGTGATCTACTTTATCTAAggtcttggcaaaatcaagacatACAACATCAACCACTGACCcatgtctctctagttcctcaataatctgTTCTTTATGTTCACACCCCGTATTCAGAtacaaagaaggacattttcagtTTAGATAAAAATCGCaaatgcccactctattcCAAATTCCTGCCTCTAATTTGTCgtaggaagagctaattaaGTTGTTGTAAGACATTTAgaatttttgatgatcaaatattttttagtCTCCCTGAATAATTTCGCATGATAATCCCGTATTTTTTGACACCCCCCCCGATATCTTACATGAGTGAATGAACATCTAAAAAGGAATGGACTCCGCT
This window harbors:
- the LOC131885408 gene encoding serine/threonine-protein phosphatase 5-like, whose translation is MTDQNPDTMEVDRPKPEVDVDQSNQLKAEANELFKLEKYPDAIDLYSKAIDFNPTNAVLYANRSISHLKVESFGYALADANKAIECDKNYLKAYYRRAAAHMALGKYKMALKDYEIIVYKLIPANKDAKTKFTECKKIVQTIAFHKAIAIEEKVKAVADEIDIDGITVEDSYDGPRLQEGKVTVEFMTQLLEHFKAQKKLHRKFALKILYDIKQYFQAQSSLVDIKVGDGKKFTICGDIHGQYYDLMNIFSLNGQPSEENPYLFNGDFVDRGSFSVECIFALFGFKLLYPDHFFMSRGNHESENMNKMYGFEGEVKAKYSSQMVDFFTEVYNWLPLAHCINNKILVMHGGLFSKDGVTLDDIRKTERNRQPPEEGIMCELLWSDPQGMQGRSASKRGVGCQFGPDVTERFLENNGLDYIVRSHEVKENGYELMHDGKCITVFSAPNYCDTMGNKGAFITLKGGDLRPEFTSYVHVPHPNVKPMAYANSLLSLFG
- the LOC131885400 gene encoding spermine oxidase-like, with the translated sequence MISDHQPHIVVIGAGVSGISAAAHLHQGGLTNITVLEGTKRWGGRVRTETFGQSLIEVGANWIHGGSYANPIFNLANQSPDLLLHEGQIQRFSRKNGLFYRPGKKNVEKELGEIGFRLFFDIERQSAELYNQGKGKNETLAQWIENKFNEELDKVSDSEDKEILEDILWGMINYLRLHNGDELEFSSANLYGCFWDIPGGDVKIPGGYINVFQPLVDQIHDKIQFESEVIKIDQSQNKVCLTTRAGNDIECDHVILTASLGYLKENQATLFLPSLPDAKIEAINSIGFGRCGKIFLEFDKPFWAKGEEGLKIAWGKDAIKSQRYPEEWYKSIFGFDEVLNNPNVLLAWIGGEGAEIMENLEDAEIISAVTKVLQSCTGDISLQGPVRIRKTSWIVDPLFRGTYTYGSLKPDLLTYINDLAQPLCDPLGIPRVLFAGEATHETGYSTVHGARFAGLREAQRLIDQHK
- the LOC131885406 gene encoding uncharacterized protein LOC131885406, translating into MPKSVVRFLCILAVMPQMEARATPAAIRSELIHQVKALEKILPVIEETEKLKGLIEQLELDTPPQDDHDDLTALSRAINAHQHGQRGIYDQLMDDYDLTEYPYSDYDYPLEGQVPGVRLDPLDPRLAM